CTCAGAActgtctgagatgctgcctcccaggctgccatcctcattttgccccaaataaagcttaacttgcaactctcaagttGCACATGTTTTTTTAGTCGACAAGTGCAGGAACTGAGGGGCGGAGGAATTGAAGAGATATTTTtcgggttttttaaaaatatttatttatttggctgttctaggtcttagttgcagcaaacAGAATCTTTAAGTtggggcatgtaggatctagttccctgaccaaggattgaaactgggccccctgcactgagagtgtggactcttagccactggaccaccagggaagtcccaaggaaatGATTTTAAGGGCACAAATTCGTAAACAGTAGATAAATAAAGCATGCAGGTCTAATGCAGAGCCAGTAATTATAGACAATAATACTCTATTATAAATTTCATAGCTGATAAGACACTACATCATagttgttcacacacacacacaccagagatGTGAGTTAACATGCAGTGCTAATCATATTGCAACATCAATGTATTgaagaagaaaagttaaaattttacataacctcctgctcgttctgcctctgtaactcagcttgctctttgcaaagtctggatcacgtagatcacgtagtctcagaaagtggggactcacaatactaggaactggagcttatctcactcacccttgtcctgctctttgaaattgcccagcccctgcaaacctgcttaatcatgcctgttgGTGTAAAGGTCATGCATCCCCttccccatcttgactgctgttcccaTGGACgtgaaaccccttagtttaaatcAGCCTATTAACAGCCAGTGTTGCCCACTCTAGTCTGTCTATagaaactctgtaacccctttgttcggggctcagagcttggagtgttaactcctctgggcctgccagtgtaataaacctgagttctccaactttccatgtgtggtgcttggtttctcaagTACTGGTTTTTGCAACACTTCTGGAGGCCCCAGTGAGATTCCAACCACGTCAGCCCCTTGAGCCACCACACTGGTGGCATGGCTGGGCTGGAGCAAGGAACCCCAAGACAAACAAGGAGGCGTGCCACCTGACGGTATTCTGGGTTCTCTTCCCGACTGGTGTCCCGACTCTATGGACGGCCAAGCCCCTGAACCAACTCACCGGGAATGGCCACAGGATCAGGTAAGGCCCTGGGCCAGTCCCCAGTCAGATCCTACTCCAAAGGGTAGAAgaggagactgatcacctccgtGGAGCTCCCAGGAAGGGAGCATCAGATAGGGAGAACTGGGGACTCAAGAGAAGGAAGGCATTGTGACTGATAACCTCCGTGGAGCTCCCAGGAAGGGAGCATCAGTTAAGGAAACCCgaggaccctggagaaggaaggcatTGTGATAGCCTCTGAATGATTGTGAGTGCGTGATTGCTGATTGAACAGAGTGAGagaaacttcttttctttttggaaactgTAAAACCAATTCTTTTTGCACATGCGATTAAAAACAATTAGCTTAttgaatggcaacccattccagtattcttgcctgaagaatcccatggacggaggagcctggtgtccatggggtcacaaagagttggacgtggctgagcgacttcactttcactttcagcttgtTGAAAGGCCTGCCTAGGGaaaaagcttgaagttaaccctttccatgtccttgaaatacacagccaactttgcctgagacctcagccttgggcaaattagaacttcaagcaaagaaaaaaaaggtgggggtggtcaaagagatattttaaatctcaaacagaaaactataaaattgcTGTCTGTCTGTAtggatttatgtatgtctcagtgtatgtcttttgtttttttttttgataatattattgaagttgtaaatgagttctaatttaattggcctaaagaaaagtaagtgcttacaaatcaaacaattctaaatacaagaaaaaattaacctaaataaatttcagattcatgtgaactgggaaatattcaatattaaatatctagtattaatgtttgtttgctaatctaataaGGAAAGTaggatgtatgtttttaataaagaagatataaaaaataaaatcacattttatgaagggaaaagaaactaggtctgacttacaggtggctGTTACAAAAAGTGATTAGAAGGTTTGTGGAAAGTGGACCCTGAAAAAAAGTTTTGTGCATGGTTAGGACtgactaagtttaaaataaatttaattaagtttgCCTAAATGAATTTAAAGTAAGTTGGTGCAAAAAGTTAAATTCAGCCTTTCTCTCTATTAAGAAGACATATTTTCTTCAGATGCTGAACTGCTTTCAATAatagatttaagtttctttacctcttaattGATCTGTTCTGTATTTACCTTTGAAATCATTTATTAACTTTGGCTAAGTAAATAACTATTATTTCACAGTAACTTATATGATCCTACCTGACTAttataaacccttttgatatttatggacaaaacttcctaaataacttgacttctagctaactttgggatgcttcagagggtCCCTGAGACATCCCAAAGAGCTATTAAGATACCTTGGTCCACTggacatgttaaattacatgagAAGTACTGTTGAAGGGGTGATAAGTCTATTCAGGTTACACTGTATGgttgatgttactaatatagatatcctcaaattatgtgaaattcatatAGATCTGATATGCCCTGATAAAATACAGTCAATTACAATTCTAGTTGTCATATTAAAGTGTTCAATAACCAGGTTTCTTTGTCAATTGCAAtagaatcagattttaaacatgcCTTCTATGGTTTTACTCTCATGCCTTTAGAAGAATTCTGCTAGTTCTTCAAGACTGATGGAAAAACTTTCTAAGATTAAACACataaacaaattttgttattaacagtAAGCTGGTACCACACTGGAATTTGGTCTTCTCTCTGTTTAGAGAAACAGGTTTTCTTAGAATGAAGATTTTGATAacagattatgaatttctttgcctttgagtgatttacatttgtttttaaaatctttgttactttggtaaagtaaataaacattattttagaaTGTAGTACATGTAGACAAAGCTCATTTTGCTTCTACAAAATATAACCCCTCACGGTTAGACTTTTTGCTGTCCTAatgtccttaaaacatggcaaTAGTCTGCTcctaaatcaggaaattaaaaatgggtaaacaacagctgaaaatcaaagagccagggctatgggaaatccaagacAGCCACTTGGCTTTTCCCAGCTCCCTGACggacctcatttttatttgacgggttaaagccttccctggctacAGTGTTAATGCCCTCACAGTGAGTTCTCCAAGAAGGAAAAACTTTtgtttcactgaatattaagTTCTAGTTTTGTTGATTAAGGTCTGTGCTTACTAAGACTCATTTCTGAGACAGTTCCTTGTTAAATTGTTAAAATgtttaagttattaaaaagacACTCTAAGattgtttctaaagcttatctcagtaaccaATCTCTGGATAAAGGTCTGATGCTCCATGATATACAACCAGGAGATGAACACTTGGCTATAATCATTTAACtgagtcagatgacctggggtaTACCAGGctataagactgggagctgactgtggctcagatcatgaactccttattgccaaattcagacttaaattgaagaaagtagggaaaaccactagaccattcaggtatgacctaaatcaaattccttatgattatacagtggaagtgagaaatagatttaagggactatttctgatagatagagtgcctgatgaactatggacggaggttcgtgatactgtacaggagacagggatcaagaccatcccatggaaaaaaaatgtgaaaaagaaaaatggctgtctggggaggccttacaaatagctgtgaaaagaagagaagtgaaaagcaaagcagaaaaggaaagatataagcatctgaatgcagacttccaaagcatagcaaggagagataagaaagccctcctcagcgatcaatgcaaagaaatagaggaaaacaacacaatgggaaagactagagatctcttcaagaaaattagagataccaagggaacatttcatacaaagatgggctcgataaaggacagaaatggtatggacctaacagaagcagaagatattaagaagaggtggcaagaatacacagaagaactgtacaaaaaagatcttcataatcaagataatcacgatggtgtgatcactcacctagagccagacatcctggaatgtaagtcaagtgggccttagaaagcatcactacgaacaaagctagtggaggtgatggcattccagttgagctatttcaaatcctgaaagatgatgctgtgaaagtgctgcactcaatatgccagcaaattttgaaaacttagtagtggccacaggactagaaaaggtcagttttcattccaatccctaagaaaggcaatgccaaagaatgctcaaactactgcacaattgtactcatctcacatgctagtaaagtaatgctcaaaattctccaagccaggcttcagcaatatgtgaaccgtgaacttccagatgttcaagctggttttagaaaaggcagaagaaccagagatcaaattgccaacatctgctggatcatcgaaaaagcaagtgagttccagaaaaacatctatttctgctttattgactatgccaaagccttcaactgtgtggatcacaataaactgtggaaaattcttcaagagatgggaaaacgagaccacctgacctgcctcttgagaaacctatatgcaggtcaggaagcaacagttagaactggacatggaacaacagactggttccaaataggaaaaggagtacatcaagggtatatattgtcaccctgcttatttaacttctatgcagagtacatcatgagaaacactgtgctggaagaagcacaagctggaaccaagattgccgggagaaatatcaataacctcagatatgcagatgacaccacccttatggcagaaagtgaagaggaactcaaaagcctcttgatgaaagtgaaagaggagagtgaaaaagctggcttaaagctcaacattcagaaaatgaagttcatggcatctggtcccatcacttcatggcaaataaacggggaaacagtggaaacagtgtcagactttatttttctggggctccaaaatcactgcagatggtgattgcagccatgaaattaaaagacacttactccttggaagaaaagttatgaccaacctagatagcatattcaaaagcagagacattactttgccaacaaaggtccgtctagtcaaggctatggtttttccagcgatcacgtatggatgtgagagttggactgtgaagaaagctgagcacagaagaattgattctgttgaactgtggtgttggagaagactcttgagagtcccttggactgcaaggagatccaaccagtccattctaaaggagatcagccctgggatttctttggaaggactgatgctaaagctgaactccaatactttggccacctcatgcgaagagttgactcattggaaaagactctgatgctgggagagaccgagggcaggaggagaaggggacgacagaggatgagatggctgaatggaatcaccgactcaatagacatgagttttagtgaactctgggagttggtgatggacagggaggcctggcgtgctgcaaagagtcggacacaactgagcaactgaactgaactgaaccgagtgAAAGTTTTTGACTTAAATTCTTCCTTGTGACCTTACTAATAACTGCTaggtatattattttctatgtagctTGCTCCAGAAGATTATTTCTTATGTTACCAAATGTGTGACCAAGCCTGTGATAAACTGCTGACATGCagttccatatgagatcaatAATTGTAAttgtgtaactctagatatgggaagaagcaacaagaggaaatattttcctggaccaagaggctagtacGACAGGTATGGTCCAGAGACTTTTGCTACTTACAAGACCTGGTCTAGTGATAAcacattgagtggcctgtcaaTGGAATCTTTGTTAGACCTGAAAATGAGCCTTCTCAGCACCGCAGGACACAGTGACCATGAAATGCCCTCAAAACATGATCAAATATGTGGCTATGAAAGGGCCTTGCTGACTGAAAGTTGGCCCTTGCcagctgcctctacaaagattaaatcatgaccACTGCAAGACActgaccttcaacaacccctttgttcagggctcagagtttggagtgttaactcctctgggcccgccgGCATAATAAACCTGATTTCTCCAACTCTCTGAATGTGGCACTTGGTTTCTtaattactggtttctgcaacggTATCACATCAGTACATTGGACATCAAAAATTTACACAATGTCTTGTGTCAATTATaactcatttttttaagtttccttgacaaatttaaattgtttcagatgcatttattttaaaatagcaatttaTAATACTTAATGGATTTTAGTTTATGGTGATACTGTTGTATGCAAcaacatatataattaaaatgcacaagaggatttccctggtggtccagtggttaagaatccatcttgcaatgcaggggacatgggtttgatccccggtccaggaagatctcacttgctgcagagcaactatgCCTGCGTGCCACAATACTAAGCCTGCACTCTAGaacctgcaagccacaactactgattcAGCATgttgcagctactgaaacccacatgcctagagcccgtgctccacatcAAGAGAGtgggcagtgagaagcccataaaCCAAAGAGTAGCCCCTCTCACACAGCTAGGAAAAGCCCACCTAAAGCAGGGAAGACCCAACtcagccaaaaatgaaataaataaataaaatacttaaaaaacaacacaacaacaCAAGCAATAAATTAGTCAAATTagccaaagtttaaaaaaaaatttgtatttatgttGGAGCAGAAACTATGCATCATTTGTCCTAAAGTTGAATCCAGTCTTTCTCTATAAATTGAGTAGTAAAATATCTCATGTTACTGTAAACTGTTAGAATGTGGAAACCATTTCAAACCACACTGGAGAACCCTGAGAATCCTCCTTTGCAGTATATACTGCAGGCTTCCTGTTACCCCTTCACAAATGTTGTCTCATTAAAGTTTCACAGTGGGAGATCAGGGCAGATAAACTCACATCCATTCCATCTGACAGAGGGGAAACCGAGGTTCAAGATGCTTGCATgactcatccaaggtcacacaaattGGAAGGGCCAGGCTTCTCCTGCAGGTCTTTTCTGATTCCCAGCCTTCTCCACCCAAAGCCTCACACACCATTTTCCCACAAGGGGTTTTGTGGGTCCCCCATCTAAGGAGGACTAGCTCAGTTTCAAATCAAGCACTTCAGGATCCTAAGAGCCTTTTAAACCACAGGTGGGCAGTTGTAACCCACCATGCACTGGAACATGCATCCTTGGGACACTGATGTAACATTTCTACAGACTCAGGACTACTTCGTgatttcaaaataagttttattcTTGTTGGAATTCCTGAGTaactctttaacactgagccaagATACTCCCCATGCTTGGCAGCAAAACAGATCTGGGCAAGAATACAAACTGGGCTCTTTCGTTTTGTTCATTAAAGGCCAACTTGGCCTCTGGTCCTACTGGTATCCAAATGGAAAAAGCCTGGAAAATGATTTGACACCAACAATGAGTTGGGCACCCAATGCCTTCTGCAAACTTATTGTGATTCGTTAGGCTATCAGTTTCCTGAACACAGGAAGTCTGTCCATCTTGCTCAGCATCATACCTAGCATCTACATAGGACTTGGAAGATAAAATTTATTAACAGACATTTCTTAGCTGGACCAATGTAATGCCCAATGACCAATGTAATCTGTGCTGAACAAGCCAGAATGTTGGCTGGTTTGTGAAAAACTGTATTTGAAGTCAGGATGACCTGGCTTTAATTCTTGCATTCCATTTTCCACCTAATTATATGGATGTTTTGTAGATATCATTCTAGATCTGTCTAAATAATAGGATGTTGAGAGCTGTGACATTTAAGATCAGAAAACTTTAGATGCAATCATTAATAAAGAACTGTTAGGCTCATGGACAcagtgaggaaaggaaaggatggCAAGAATTGAGAGAATAGCGTGGAAACagacacattaccatatgtaaaataaatagccagtgggaatttaatgtatgactcagggagctcaaactggtgctctgtgataacctagaggggtgggatggggtgggagttgggagggagcttcaagcatgagggaacatatgtatacctctggctgattcatgttgatgtatggcagaaaccaacacgatattTTAAAGCACAAGATTTTAAACTCAAAAACTTAAACAAAATCTTGGTTCCTTTatacataaaacacaaaacaGCTATTTAAGCCATTTGATCCTTGTATTTCATCAGCATTCTCTCTCCCTGGGGAtcccattcagtatcacggtttTAAGTACCTTGTGCACACAGGTAATCCTCAAATTCTTATATTTACCCCTATCCAACTGTCTACTCAGTATCTCCAAGTGGATAACTAGAAGACATCTCAAATTTAATGTATCCAAACATTGGATTGCTTGTTGGCATTatcatcctttctctctctcacatccacacatgcacgcacacacacacacacttcattctCCTACAGtctatttttcttagaaaacagCAACTCAAAATTCAATCCCTTGGAATCTTACCTACTCAAATACCATGGATCCCCTTCCTAAATGTACTAAACAAATAGAACGCTCTTGGCCATGTCTTTCTCTCTTGACTTGCTTTACTTGACTCCCACTTATTACAACCTAACATATTAGATTGGCTTATTATTGGCATATTAGCTTATCAGATATTGTCTGTCTCTGCCCAGTAAAATGTTGCTCTGGGGAGGTCAGGGACACCCAGCCCATGTCCACCATGGTATTCATTCACAGCCTATGGTGAGTGTGTacatgcttcagttgtgtctgactctttgtgaccctatgaactgtaccccaacagactcctctgtccatggggattctcccggcaagaatattggagtagctcgccatgctcttctccagaagatcttcccaacccagggatcaaaactgcgtctcttatgtctcctacattggcagcggggttctttactgctagtgccacctgggaagccaacagCATATAGAGGCTCTCAAATATCTGTTTAACTAGTTATTGTAGAAAAATGACAGTAAATGAAGGGAACTGTGAAGTTCAATTTTTGTTTATCAAACtggatgaaaaaaattttttcaggtTCCTTAATACTGTTGGAGTGGGAGTGAGGTTCTGTGTGTCCTTATGCGAGCACTTTAATAAGTGAATTTTATggaatgtgaattatatttcaacaaaGTTATTTGGTTAAAAATTgaaactaggggcttccctggtggtccagtggttaagaatccaccttgcaatgtaggggacatgggtttgacccctggtctgggaagatccgaCATGCCACAAGGCatttaagcccatgtgccacaattactgagcccgcAAGCCAAAATTACTGAAGCCgaacactctagagcccatgctctgcagcaagggaAACccctgcaatgaaaagcctgtgtaccgaaactagagagtagtccctgctggcaccatgactagagaaaacctgcacacagcaatgaagaccccatgcagtcaaagataaataaataaatctttttttaaaattgaagctaACGTGAGACACACAGACcatgagaggaaaaagaaaaaaagattaacatttattgaacacctactatgtgataagtgtcatacacacacactcaaatcTTTACACCAATCTTACAAGATAGCTTTGATTAACCCCATTGTATAGATGAGGGTGTGGTCTTCCTTCTACCATAATCTGAAACCACCGCAGCCACTCAGATGCTGGAAGTGTAGAGCTTGCTGAGGAAGGTCTTCTTCATGGCGATCTTCAGCTCCTTGTTCCTGAGACTGAAGATGATGGGGCTCAGGAAGGGAGTGAGGACCGTGTAGGTGATGCCCATCAGCGTGTCTCCTTCCAGAGACTGGGGACCCTTGGGCTTGAGGTAGATGACAGAGGCAAAGCCGTAGTGCACGACCACCACGGTGAGGTGGGACGCACACgtggagaaggctttgtgccGGCCCTCGGCTGAAGGGATCCTCAAGATGGCGGCCACGATGAACGCGTAAGACAAGAGGATGAGGAGACCACAGCCCAGCAGGGCGGCGATACACACCAGGCCCACGCCCTTGGCCACTACTTGCACTTCAGTTCCACAGGCCAACTTCAAAAGAGGTGGCACATGGCAGCCAAAATAGTGAATTTCATTAGACCCACAGAAAGTAAGTTGGAAAATGGAAGATGTCACCACTAGCCCAACAACTAAGCCACCAACCCAGGACCAGGCCACCAGGCAGGCGCAGCCTCGGGGGCTCATGAGCACGTTGTAGCGCAGGGGATggcagatggccacgtagcggtcATAGCCCATGACAGTGAGCAGGAAGGAGTGGGTGAAGCCGGGCGTGAAGGAGAAGAACATCTGGCTGGCACAGGCCGTGAAGGAGATGGAGCGGTCGGTGGAGAGCAGGTCGGCCAGCATGCGCGGGATGATGGCGAAGGTGTAGAGGACCTCGGAGATGGAGAGGGCGCACAGGAAGaggtacatgggggtgtggaggctgTCCTCCTTCCAGATGGTGGCCATGATGAGCAGGTTCCCCAGCAGTGTGAACAGGTACATCAGCAGGAACAGCAGGAAGAACATCAGCTGAAGGTGGGGGAAGGTGGAGAAGCCGATGAGGATGAATTCAGTCACTGAGGTGTAATTTAGCCTCAGAATGGCAGCCATACTGTTGGGGAAAAGAAGGAGGAATTCCCATAGGTAGGAACTCAGAGTCTCTAATGAGCCCTCTTCAGGACTTCCTGGAGAGGCTCCTTCACCTCTGCAAACCATAATCAGTCCATCTGCATAATAATGTTCAGAAAAAAGGTTTGCCTTGTGGTTTAAATAGGACcacttgaatattcactggaaggactgatgctgaagctgaaactcaaatacattggccacctgat
The DNA window shown above is from Bos indicus x Bos taurus breed Angus x Brahman F1 hybrid chromosome 7, Bos_hybrid_MaternalHap_v2.0, whole genome shotgun sequence and carries:
- the LOC113896673 gene encoding olfactory receptor 10H1-like, producing MAAILRLNYTSVTEFILIGFSTFPHLQLMFFLLFLLMYLFTLLGNLLIMATIWKEDSLHTPMYLFLCALSISEVLYTFAIIPRMLADLLSTDRSISFTACASQMFFSFTPGFTHSFLLTVMGYDRYVAICHPLRYNVLMSPRGCACLVAWSWVGGLVVGLVVTSSIFQLTFCGSNEIHYFGCHVPPLLKLACGTEVQVVAKGVGLVCIAALLGCGLLILLSYAFIVAAILRIPSAEGRHKAFSTCASHLTVVVVHYGFASVIYLKPKGPQSLEGDTLMGITYTVLTPFLSPIIFSLRNKELKIAMKKTFLSKLYTSSI